In one window of Acanthochromis polyacanthus isolate Apoly-LR-REF ecotype Palm Island chromosome 8, KAUST_Apoly_ChrSc, whole genome shotgun sequence DNA:
- the rxylt1 gene encoding ribitol-5-phosphate xylosyltransferase 1, translating to MKIPKRKLFLLIIFAYVAFSLYAAYNVFFSTKVISRVHRVVKKETGAPSGGVRDGGAPFVADEWNPWEDEQVEYNSALNKKREAFKQHLSRIDKNKPKRYKVQIWGKAAIGLYLWEHILDGPLNPTDKVAQWREGELQTGKIDFSFYTGPAVVQGHVPLDMNSLVLVLNGREQQKVAYSTRWLEHVQTLVQSHTVSHVAVVLLGNEHCKNEWISPHLKRNGGFVDLLFVVYDSPWVNDKDVFQWPLGVATYRQFPMIRPNAQLITSNRPYLCNFLGTVYKNSSRETLMHVLKHSGLDKECITAAREKWLPQETADSLRRYQTALAQSELTLCPVGINTECYRIYEACSYGSVPVVEDVLTPGTCAAGPSSPLRLLKAAGAPFIFISDWKELPAILERERVMSQEQRVDRRRRLLEWYSGFRQQMKERFTEVIEETFFKSG from the exons atgaaaataccaaaaagaaaGCTATTCCTTCTGATTATTTTCGCATATGTGGCATTTTCACTCTACGCCGCGTATAATGTGTTCTTCAGCACCAAAGTAATATCCCGCGTCCACAGGGTGGTGAAGAAGGAGACAGGAGCTCCGTCGG GTGGTGTCAGAGATGGCGGTGCTCCCTTTGTTGCGGACGAGTGGAATCCGTGGGAGGATGAGCAGGTGGAGTACAACTCTGCTCTGAACAAGAAGAGGGAGGCCTTCAAACAGCACCTGAGCAGGATTGACAAGAACAAACCCAAAAGATACAAGGTTCAGATCTGGGGGAAAGCTGCCATTG GGCTTTACCTTTGGGAACACATTTTAGATGGACCCCTCAACCCTACTGACAAGGTAGCACAATGGCGAGAGGGCGAGCTGCAGACAGGAAAGATTGATTTCAG TTTCTACACAGGTCCTGCTGTGGTCCAGGGTCACGTCCCTCTGGATATGAACagcctggttctggttctcaaTGGTCGCGAGCAGCAGAAAGTTGCTTACTCCACACGGTGGCTAGAGCACGTCCAGACTCTGGTACAGTCCCACACAGTgtctcatgttgctgtggtccTGCTGGGCAATGAGCACTGCAAGAACGAGTGGATCAGCCCGCACTTAAAGAGGAATGGTGGCTTTGTGGACCTGCTGTTTGTAGTGTACGACAGCCCCTGGGTCAATGACAAGGATGTCTTCCAGTGGCCCCTTGGCGTTGCCAC ATACAGGCAGTTTCCTATGATCAGGCCGAATGCCCAACTGATTACCTCCAACCGGCCATACCTCTGCAACTTCCTAGGAACAGTTTACAAAAATTCCTCTAGAGAAACACTCATGCATGTACTTAAACATTCTGGCCTGGATAAGGAATGCATCACTGCTGCCAGAGAAAA GTGGCTCCCTCAGGAGACAGCAGACAGTCTGAGACGCTATCAGACAGCTCTGGCCCAGAGTGAGCTCACTCTCTGTCCCGTCGGGATCAACACCGAGTGTTACCGCATCTACGAGGCCTGCTCTTATGGCTCGGTGCCCGTGGTGGAAGATGTTCTGACCCCTGGGACCTGTGCAGCGGGGCCCAGCTCCCCGCTACGTCTGCTAAAAGCTGCAGGAGCTCCCTTCATCTTCATCAGCGACTGGAAGGAACTGCCGGCTATCTTGGAGCGGGAGAGAGTGATGAGCCAGGAGCAGAGGgtggacaggaggaggaggctgctgGAGTGGTACTCCGGCTTCCGTCAGCAGATGAAGGAAAGGTTCACCGAGGTCATCGAGGAGACTTTCTTTAAAAGCGGCTGA
- the LOC110956655 gene encoding cytochrome b-c1 complex subunit Rieske, mitochondrial-like, which yields MMSTAVRPGALSPYLQATKHAVKGLVFLGSKEPLPAAAAGGVRLAHTDIKIPDFSDYRRPEVLDPNKSSQESSEARRTFSYLLTGATAVVGVYAAKTVVTQFVSSMSASADVLALSKVEIKLSDIPEGKNMTFKWRGKPLFVRHRTEKEIATEAAVNIAELRDPEHDKDRVQNPKWVIVLGVCTHLGCVPIANAGEFGGYYCPCHGSHYDASGRIRKGPAPLNLEVPYYEFPDDDTVIVG from the exons ATGATGTCCACAGCCGTTCGGCCCGGGGCTCTGTCCCCGTACCTTCAGGCTACTAAGCATGCCGTTAAAGGCCTGGTTTTCCTCGGATCCAAAGAGCCGCTGCCCGCCGCCG ctgctggaggagtcCGCCTCGCCCATACAGATATCAAGATTCCCGACTTTTCAGACTACCGCCGCCCTGAGGTTCTGGACCCCAACAAGTCCTCCCAGGAGAGCAGTGAGGCAAGAAGAACCTTCTCCTACTTGCTGACCGGAGCCACAGCTGTGGTGGGCGTCTATGCTGCCAAGACGGTGGTCACCCAGTTCGTCTCCTCCATGAGTGCGTCAGCTGATGTCCTGGCCTTGTCCAAAGTGGAGATCAAGCTGAGCGACATCCCAGAAGGCAAAAACATGACCTTCAAGTGGAGAGGAAAGCCCTTGTTTGTCCGTCACCGCACAGAGAAAGAGATCGCCACAGAGGCTGCTGTGAATATCGCCGAGCTGCGTGACCCCGAGCATGACAAGGATAGAGTCCAAAACCCCAAGTGGGTCATCGTTCTCGGTGTGTGCACCCACCTGGGTTGTGTGCCCATCGCTAATGCTGGAGAGTTCGGGGGTTACTACTGCCCCTGCCACGGCTCCCACTATGATGCTTCAGGAAGAATAAGAAAGGGACCCGCTCCTCTTAACCTGGAGGTTCCCTACTACGAGTTCCCCGATGATGACACAGTCATAGTGGGATAA
- the LOC110956661 gene encoding ADP-ribosylation factor 4 → MGLTISSIFGRLFGKKQMRILMVGLDAAGKTTILYKLKLGEIVTTIPTIGFNVETVEYKNISFTVWDVGGQDKIRPLWRHYFQNTQGLIFVVDSNDRERVAESAEELTKMLQEDELKDAVLLVFANKQDLPNALTVSDLTDRLGLNVLRNKTWHVESACATQGTGLYEGLDWLSKELSKN, encoded by the exons ATGGGACTCACCATCTCGTCCATCTTCGGCCGACTTTTTGGCAAAAAGCAGATGAGAATCCTAATGG TCGGGCTTGATGCTGCAGGAAAAACGACCATCTTGTACAAACTGAAGCTCGGCGAAATTGTAACCACTATCCCAACCATTG GTTTCAATGTGGAGACAGTAGAGTATAAAAATATCAGTTTCACCGTTTGGGACGTGGGTGGCCAGGACAAGATCAGACCCCTGTGGAGACATTATTTCCAGAACACACAG GGCCTCATCTTCGTGGTGGACAGTAACGACAGAGAAAGAGTGGCTGAGTCTGCAGAAGAGCTCACAAAGATG CTGCAGGAAGATGAGTTGAAAGACGCTGTTTTGCTGGTGTTTGCGAACAAACAGGATCTTCCCAATGCCTTAACAGTCAGCGATCTCACAGACAGACTCGGCCTGAACGTCCTCCGCAACAAAACT TGGCACGTTGAGTCTGCCTGCGCCACCCAGGGCACCGGGCTGTACGAAGGACTGGACTGGCTATCCAAAGAACTGTCCAAGAACTAA